One part of the Bradysia coprophila strain Holo2 unplaced genomic scaffold, BU_Bcop_v1 contig_376, whole genome shotgun sequence genome encodes these proteins:
- the LOC119082129 gene encoding uncharacterized FAD-linked oxidoreductase YgaK-like: MCTACLTTVETSELRDCLAELGIDVDSNLIERNLASNSVYAAINFQWQERGAYRHPKAYLLINSATDIQAAIKCGRSLNLEIVARNGGHGYIKSAYGHSNGDNTLILDLKAFKSIVVDQQARTATVDAGALLGHVAYELWENGNFVFPYGICGSVGISGYALGGGHTLLAYKLGLAIDNIIELEMVNANAELLTINNETNTNLFWALRGAGATGSFGIVTKLVLQLHPAPHQIINIDLEYNFEQFHDVYAAYQASVNASFNYRFTLSKGTIKASVSDIQSVTEAETIGAQRIQQAIDLLPAPISPPVQTLLTFTDFLTKLMYVTRSYSYIRPGLNISEPKDLRNIASYGTGSEWFKAKSLFVNKLLSQSEIMEFKELLGTISLPDLYISLETFSGKVNEFHPQMHSSFIHRDAYFDLYAYMVREKADAPVESAKLNEFFEKSKRILNHTTSYQNYADDEMSDALERYYGANLPRLIDIKTEVDPDNFFT, encoded by the coding sequence ATGTGTACGGCTTGCCTGACGACAGTTGAAACTTCAGAACTAAGAGATTGTTTGGCAGAGCTTGGCATCGACGTTGATTCGAATTTAATCGAAAGAAATCTTGCAAGTAATTCAGTGTACGCTGccataaattttcaatggcAAGAACGTGGAGCATACCGCCATCCCAAAGCCTATCTTCTCATAAATTCGGCGACTGATATTCAAGCTGCAATTAAATGTGGACGAAGTCTTAATTTAGAAATAGTTGCACGGAATGGTGGGCACGGTTATATTAAATCTGCCTACGGTCACAGCAATGGCGACAATACACTGATTCTGGATTTGAAAGCGTTTAAATCGATTGTGGTAGATCAGCAAGCAAGAACTGCAACAGTAGATGCTGGTGCTCTCTTGGGACATGTTGCTTACGAGCTAtgggaaaatggaaattttgtatttccCTACGGTATCTGTGGATCCGTGGGAATATCTGGATACGCGCTAGGCGGTGGGCACACACTATTAGCTTACAAGCTTGGCCTGGCAATTGATAACATAATCGAATTGGAAATGGTGAATGCCAACGCAGAGTTACTTACAATTAACAATGAAACCAACACAAATTTGTTTTGGGCATTGCGTGGAGCTGGAGCGACCGGATCATTCGGAATTGTAACTAAATTAGTCCTTCAATTACATCCGGCTCCACATCAAATTATTAACATTGATTTAGAGTACAATTTTGAACAGTTCCATGATGTTTACGCAGCATATCAAGCAAGCGTTAACGCATCATTTAATTATCGGTTTACATTAAGCAAAGGGACTATTAAAGCATCCGTTTCAGATATACAAAGTGTAACCGAAGCTGAAACTATCGGAGCACAACGCATCCAACAAGCAATTGATTTGCTTCCTGCACCAATTAGTCCGCCTGTGCAAACGTTGCTAACATTTACcgattttcttacaaaattgaTGTATGTAACACGTAGCTATAGTTACATCCGGCCTGGCCTTAATATATCCGAACCAAAGGATCTTCGTAATATTGCCAGCTATGGAACGGGATCGGAGTGGTTCAAGGCTAAGTCGTTATTTGTTAATAAATTGCTGAGCCAGAGTGAGATTATGGAATTTAAAGAATTGCTCGGTACGATCAGTTTACCCGATCTTTACATTTCTCTCGaaacattttcgggaaaagtGAACGAATTCCATCCACAAATGCATTCGTCATTTATTCATCGTGATGCCTATTTCGATCTGTACGCATACATGGTACGGGAGAAAGCAGATGCGCCGGTTGAATCAGCTAAATTGAATGAGTTTTTCGAGAAAAGTAAACGAATATTGAATCATACGACTTCATATCAAAATTATGCGGACGATGAGATGAGCGATGCTTTAGAACGATATTATGGCGCAAATTTGCCACGATTAATTGATATCAAGACGGAAGTTGATccggacaatttttttacca